From a region of the Hymenobacter jejuensis genome:
- a CDS encoding phospholipase D-like domain-containing protein has product MSKLPAVSLADDLLRRFQQAFADSTLTAAEAQDLRQRLAAHGQQGTDPAELRHQVFRLARDRFNTFQDKAVIEWLEAASALLLPSSPPQPAHSEVYFSPGTACVEAIQRFIEQAAHRLDVCVFTISDDRITDALRSAHRRGVALRLLTDNDKLHDRGSDVQQLQAAGITVRIDRTDNHMHHKFAVADNRSILTGSYNWTRSAAAVNQENMLITDDSAIVQRYASEFARLWESMADYEGSNESDII; this is encoded by the coding sequence ATGAGCAAGCTTCCGGCCGTTTCCCTTGCCGACGATCTTCTTCGTCGGTTTCAGCAGGCTTTTGCCGATAGCACCCTAACCGCTGCCGAAGCCCAAGATCTTCGGCAGCGGTTGGCAGCGCACGGCCAGCAAGGCACCGATCCGGCGGAGCTGCGGCACCAAGTATTCCGGTTGGCCCGCGACCGCTTCAATACGTTTCAGGACAAAGCCGTGATTGAATGGTTGGAGGCAGCCAGTGCGCTGCTTTTGCCTTCGAGCCCACCGCAACCTGCTCATTCTGAAGTCTATTTCAGTCCCGGCACGGCGTGCGTGGAAGCTATTCAACGGTTTATTGAACAGGCGGCGCACCGGCTAGATGTGTGCGTGTTTACCATTTCCGACGACCGCATCACCGACGCACTGCGCAGCGCACACCGGCGCGGTGTGGCCCTGCGCCTGCTCACCGACAATGATAAGCTGCACGACCGCGGCTCCGATGTGCAGCAATTACAGGCGGCCGGGATTACGGTGCGCATCGACCGGACTGACAATCACATGCACCACAAATTTGCAGTAGCCGACAACCGCTCTATCCTGACGGGCAGCTACAACTGGACGCGCTCGGCGGCGGCCGTCAACCAGGAAAACATGCTCATCACCGATGACTCTGCCATTGTGCAACGCTACGCCAGCGAATTTGCCCGCCTGTGGGAAAGCATGGCCGATTATGAAGGCAGCAACGAATCAGATATAATATAA
- a CDS encoding tetratricopeptide repeat protein — MKKLLLLPFLACLLLLAPPAHAQRKSKVKVKSGATLEAASRLQPLFGGATVAQAEQLVGTAFLADIERSFASRPEASKFFADKGFEYLAEGKIDTAAYRFNLAWLLDQKNAAAYRGLGIVASRGTTPDQSIALLTQGLALAPNDAALLGDLGASYLIRFEQTKKKKDLTTGVEFLQKSLAADPSNALSWQQLARGYYLQEDYAKAWEAVHKGQNLSMSSIDFAFIGELLAKQPDPQGTFK, encoded by the coding sequence ATGAAAAAACTGTTGCTGCTCCCCTTTCTGGCTTGCCTACTGCTGCTGGCACCTCCGGCTCACGCCCAACGCAAAAGCAAAGTAAAAGTCAAGTCGGGCGCCACTCTGGAGGCGGCCAGCCGCCTGCAACCCTTGTTTGGCGGGGCCACCGTAGCGCAGGCCGAACAACTCGTCGGGACGGCTTTCTTGGCCGACATCGAGCGCAGCTTTGCTTCCCGCCCCGAAGCCAGCAAGTTCTTTGCCGACAAAGGCTTTGAGTATCTCGCTGAGGGAAAGATAGATACGGCGGCGTATCGTTTTAACCTCGCGTGGCTGCTCGATCAGAAAAACGCGGCGGCGTACCGCGGCTTGGGCATTGTGGCGAGCCGTGGCACCACGCCCGACCAGTCCATTGCCCTGCTGACCCAGGGGCTGGCGCTGGCTCCCAACGATGCGGCTTTGCTCGGCGATTTGGGCGCCAGCTACCTCATTCGCTTTGAACAAACCAAGAAGAAAAAGGACCTGACTACTGGAGTGGAATTTCTGCAAAAGTCGTTGGCTGCCGACCCATCCAACGCCCTGAGCTGGCAACAATTGGCGCGGGGCTACTACTTGCAAGAGGATTATGCCAAGGCCTGGGAAGCCGTGCACAAAGGCCAGAACCTGAGCATGAGCAGCATCGATTTTGCGTTTATCGGGGAGTTGCTGGCCAAGCAACCCGATCCGCAGGGCACTTTCAAATAA
- a CDS encoding alpha/beta hydrolase has translation MFSFRFLVLSVASVLGVFLLLASGEYATARPSRRTRDIAYLATTASEFDAERHRLDVYAPRKSAAPRPVVVFIHGGSWNSGDKNTYSFIGRRLAKQGVVAVIINYRLAPTVEVPAMAADCAHAVQWTRQHIGEYGGDPSRLFVMGHSAGAGLAALLATDNELFAKLGLATNPVRGAILDDPAGLNMYTYLQKMEYPGDAQYLVPFGHNQQVWRSVSPYYHLTASSPPFLMFVGGDTYPSIKNSSAEFRKRLQELGFQPGFTVLPGKKHIPMVLQLYWQNNVIYKQLLPFVGAASQ, from the coding sequence ATGTTTTCTTTCCGCTTTTTGGTTCTGTCGGTGGCTTCGGTGCTCGGGGTATTTCTGCTGCTTGCCTCTGGTGAATATGCCACTGCGCGGCCTAGCCGCCGCACCCGCGACATCGCGTACCTCGCCACCACTGCATCCGAGTTCGATGCCGAGCGCCACCGGCTCGATGTGTACGCTCCGCGCAAGTCGGCGGCGCCCCGTCCGGTGGTCGTGTTTATTCACGGCGGCAGCTGGAACAGCGGCGACAAAAACACGTATTCTTTCATTGGACGACGCTTAGCCAAGCAAGGCGTGGTAGCAGTGATCATCAATTATCGGCTGGCCCCAACTGTTGAAGTGCCGGCTATGGCCGCCGACTGCGCCCACGCGGTGCAATGGACGCGGCAGCACATCGGCGAATACGGCGGCGACCCAAGCCGCTTGTTTGTGATGGGCCATTCGGCGGGTGCCGGCTTGGCGGCATTGCTGGCTACTGACAATGAGCTATTTGCCAAGCTAGGGCTGGCAACAAACCCCGTCCGCGGCGCCATTCTCGACGACCCAGCGGGCCTGAACATGTACACGTATCTTCAGAAAATGGAATACCCCGGCGACGCGCAATACCTCGTCCCCTTCGGCCACAACCAGCAGGTATGGCGCTCGGTATCACCGTATTATCATCTGACTGCCAGTAGCCCACCGTTTCTGATGTTCGTGGGCGGCGACACGTATCCGTCTATTAAAAACAGCAGCGCCGAGTTCCGCAAACGCCTACAGGAGTTGGGGTTTCAACCGGGCTTTACGGTGCTGCCCGGCAAAAAGCACATTCCGATGGTGTTGCAGTTGTATTGGCAGAACAATGTGATCTACAAGCAATTACTGCCTTTTGTCGGGGCTGCCAGCCAGTAG
- a CDS encoding porin family protein, whose translation MIRRHLLPALLFVSLLVSYSASAQTSPERRKRYFSNSGRPYHRGPFRITLGGGVGLYNGDLGGPSYSFPGPAVSLGGLYLIRPQLAVGGEFSYFKLGSKDKATERNLAFTSKNGSAVGFLRYELFRDEGEYASPRSPISLIKPYVTAGGGFIFYDPKSYIGPKRADANTNFRSPERNDYPATAWVVPVGFGIAFRVSPKINITPEATYYFTSTDFLDDVSSKTEGYSKHKDGYGLLQVKLEYAPWH comes from the coding sequence GTGATCAGACGTCATCTCCTTCCGGCTTTGCTCTTTGTGAGTCTGCTGGTTTCTTATTCTGCCTCTGCCCAAACTAGTCCTGAGCGCCGCAAGCGCTATTTCAGCAACTCTGGTCGGCCCTACCACCGTGGTCCGTTCCGCATCACCCTCGGGGGTGGCGTGGGGCTGTACAACGGCGATTTAGGCGGCCCGAGCTATAGCTTCCCCGGCCCGGCCGTTTCGTTGGGCGGCTTGTACCTGATTCGTCCGCAACTGGCAGTAGGCGGCGAATTTTCTTATTTCAAGCTTGGCTCCAAGGATAAAGCAACGGAGCGCAACTTGGCTTTTACAAGCAAGAACGGCTCAGCCGTGGGCTTCCTGCGCTACGAGCTGTTCCGCGACGAGGGTGAGTACGCTTCGCCGCGCTCTCCTATTTCGCTCATAAAACCGTACGTAACGGCCGGCGGCGGCTTCATCTTTTACGACCCTAAGTCGTACATCGGGCCGAAGCGAGCCGACGCAAACACCAACTTCCGCTCGCCGGAGCGCAACGATTATCCGGCCACGGCCTGGGTTGTGCCCGTGGGCTTTGGCATCGCGTTCCGGGTTTCGCCCAAGATAAACATCACGCCAGAAGCCACTTACTACTTTACCTCAACGGACTTCCTCGACGACGTTAGCTCAAAAACGGAAGGCTATTCCAAGCACAAGGACGGCTATGGCCTCTTGCAGGTGAAGCTGGAATACGCGCCCTGGCATTAA
- a CDS encoding APC family permease, which produces MTDLNASSPPTLRRNLGLVQATALNMIDMVGIGPFVTLPLVMGFMGPYFLLAWLVGAGLSIVDGLIWSELGAAYPEAGGSYRFLKLAYGEHKWGRLMSFLYVWQTLVQAPLVVASGAIGFAQYFGYLVPLTQWWQPKLVSGGVVLSLIALLYRRIEAIGRLGVMLWLGVLGLMGWLIVGGVTYATHPVAWLPAGGFSALPGVLLSAAMGQAAVKTIYSYLGYYNVCHLGAEVRDPQRLIPRSILLSILGIMTLYLLLNWSVGSVIPWQEAMHSKFIVSTFVERLYGATAAKVATGLVLWVAFASLFAVLLGYSRIPYAAAADGEFLPIFAKVHPTKQFPHVSLLILGGIGFVFSLLFKLSEVISAILAMRILVQFVGQAVGLLLLRRRLGAAQLPFRMPLYPAPVLIAITVWLLIFWSTGLQFMASGLVVIAFGVLAFLLWSRSRRQWPF; this is translated from the coding sequence ATGACCGACCTCAACGCCTCGTCACCCCCAACCTTACGCCGCAACCTGGGCCTGGTGCAGGCCACGGCCCTCAACATGATCGATATGGTGGGCATTGGGCCCTTCGTGACCCTGCCGTTGGTGATGGGATTTATGGGACCTTATTTTCTGCTGGCGTGGCTGGTAGGCGCCGGCCTTTCCATCGTCGACGGCCTGATCTGGTCGGAGTTGGGGGCGGCATATCCCGAAGCCGGTGGCAGCTACCGCTTTCTGAAGCTGGCCTACGGTGAGCATAAATGGGGCCGGCTGATGTCGTTTCTGTATGTGTGGCAAACGCTGGTGCAGGCACCGCTGGTGGTGGCCTCCGGGGCCATTGGCTTTGCCCAATACTTCGGCTACCTCGTGCCGCTTACCCAATGGTGGCAGCCCAAGCTGGTTTCGGGGGGGGTGGTGCTGTCGCTGATTGCGCTGCTCTACCGCCGCATCGAGGCCATCGGGCGCCTTGGGGTGATGCTGTGGCTGGGGGTGCTGGGCCTGATGGGCTGGCTGATCGTGGGCGGCGTCACCTATGCAACGCATCCGGTGGCGTGGCTGCCGGCGGGCGGCTTTTCGGCGCTACCCGGCGTGTTGCTCTCCGCTGCGATGGGGCAAGCGGCAGTCAAAACCATCTACAGTTATCTGGGCTACTACAATGTGTGTCACTTGGGTGCAGAAGTGCGTGATCCTCAGAGACTTATTCCGCGCAGTATTTTGCTGAGCATCCTGGGGATAATGACCTTGTATCTGTTGCTCAATTGGAGCGTGGGCAGCGTTATTCCGTGGCAGGAAGCCATGCACTCAAAGTTTATCGTCAGCACGTTTGTAGAGCGGCTTTATGGCGCTACCGCGGCCAAAGTGGCCACCGGCTTAGTACTGTGGGTGGCATTTGCCTCCTTGTTTGCGGTGTTGCTGGGATATTCGCGCATCCCGTATGCCGCGGCCGCCGACGGCGAGTTTCTGCCGATTTTTGCTAAAGTGCACCCCACCAAGCAGTTTCCGCACGTGTCGTTGCTGATTTTGGGCGGCATTGGCTTTGTCTTCAGCCTGCTGTTCAAGCTCTCGGAAGTGATCAGCGCCATCTTGGCTATGCGCATCTTAGTCCAGTTTGTGGGCCAAGCAGTTGGGCTGCTGTTGCTACGCCGCCGACTAGGAGCGGCCCAATTACCCTTCCGAATGCCGCTCTACCCGGCGCCGGTGCTCATTGCCATTACCGTCTG
- a CDS encoding amine oxidase — MANLTTHQSPFHSFWMAGFECTDQLNAFGNRVDFLTLTGHLQLLHEDYQRLNQFHIRTVREGIRWSQVEKQPYQYDWSTVQTLLDAGQALGVQQVWDLCHFGYPDDLTPLHPMFARRFGALCRAFVDFYRSQRPDDVLIVTPINEVSFMSWLGGDVRGTSPYCVGQGWEVKYGLMRAYIEGVAALREADPSIRIMTTEPLIHIAARPGASRTTRQRMAEYTDHQFQSIDILAGRLCPELGGKLEYIDILGFNFYYDNQWMLDPYERIGWADQPAHPQWKPLRQLLLMAHQRYSSPIVLSETSHPGVDRPKWLNYVVQECAAAVQQGVPLQGVCLYPIIDRPDWDFLDNWHRSGLWDAELRPDGPPHRVLHQPYAEALLLGQQQMAAALEAATRRDRPSKRPLSVS, encoded by the coding sequence ATGGCAAATCTGACTACGCATCAAAGCCCTTTTCATTCGTTCTGGATGGCCGGTTTTGAATGCACCGACCAACTAAATGCTTTTGGCAATCGCGTTGATTTTCTGACGCTTACCGGCCACCTGCAACTGTTGCACGAAGACTACCAGCGCCTCAACCAGTTTCACATCCGTACGGTACGCGAAGGCATTCGCTGGAGCCAAGTAGAAAAGCAGCCGTATCAGTACGACTGGAGTACCGTACAAACCCTACTTGACGCCGGGCAAGCCCTTGGCGTTCAGCAAGTTTGGGACCTGTGCCATTTTGGCTACCCCGACGACCTGACGCCGCTGCACCCCATGTTTGCCCGTCGCTTTGGCGCATTGTGCCGGGCTTTCGTCGATTTTTACCGCTCGCAACGGCCTGACGATGTGCTCATTGTGACGCCCATCAACGAAGTCAGCTTTATGTCATGGCTTGGCGGTGACGTGCGCGGCACCTCGCCGTACTGCGTGGGCCAAGGCTGGGAAGTGAAGTACGGCCTGATGCGCGCCTACATCGAAGGGGTGGCCGCGTTGCGCGAAGCCGATCCCAGCATTCGCATCATGACCACCGAGCCGCTCATCCACATCGCGGCCCGGCCCGGTGCCAGCCGCACTACCCGGCAGCGCATGGCCGAGTACACCGACCACCAGTTTCAGTCGATCGATATCTTGGCCGGACGGCTTTGCCCTGAATTAGGCGGCAAGTTGGAATACATTGATATTCTGGGCTTTAACTTCTATTACGACAACCAGTGGATGCTCGACCCCTACGAGCGAATCGGGTGGGCCGATCAGCCTGCTCACCCACAATGGAAGCCCTTGCGCCAACTGCTCCTGATGGCGCACCAGCGCTACAGCAGCCCCATTGTGTTGTCGGAGACCAGCCACCCCGGCGTCGACCGGCCCAAGTGGCTCAATTACGTGGTGCAAGAATGCGCGGCGGCGGTGCAGCAAGGCGTGCCGTTGCAAGGCGTGTGCCTCTACCCCATCATCGACCGCCCCGACTGGGATTTTCTGGATAACTGGCATCGTTCGGGCCTGTGGGACGCTGAGTTGCGGCCCGACGGACCGCCCCACCGCGTGCTGCATCAGCCCTACGCCGAGGCCTTGCTGCTGGGGCAACAGCAAATGGCGGCGGCATTGGAGGCGGCCACTCGCCGCGACCGGCCGTCGAAGCGTCCGCTTTCCGTATCTTAG
- a CDS encoding methylated-DNA--[protein]-cysteine S-methyltransferase, whose product MTSLATAFLSSPVGLLELRGSEAGLSAVLFREEGHAAVTPDRDLPTCLREVARQLQAYFGRELRDFQLTYDLLQGTDFQRRVWAALPGIGYGHTASYLDVAKLLGNPAAVRAVGAANGQNPLAIVLPCHRVVGANGQLTGYAGGLARKRWLLDLENPPIQGQLF is encoded by the coding sequence ATGACTTCGCTCGCTACTGCATTTCTGTCTTCGCCGGTTGGGCTGCTGGAACTGCGGGGCTCCGAAGCAGGCTTGTCGGCGGTGCTGTTTCGGGAGGAAGGCCATGCTGCTGTCACGCCCGACCGTGACTTACCCACGTGCTTGCGGGAGGTGGCCCGCCAGTTGCAGGCCTACTTCGGACGTGAACTGCGCGACTTCCAACTGACTTACGACCTCCTACAAGGTACTGATTTTCAGCGCCGCGTGTGGGCTGCGCTGCCAGGCATTGGGTATGGGCACACGGCATCTTATCTGGACGTGGCCAAACTGCTGGGCAATCCGGCGGCTGTGCGCGCGGTGGGGGCGGCCAACGGCCAGAATCCGCTGGCGATTGTACTGCCTTGCCATCGGGTGGTAGGCGCCAACGGCCAGCTTACGGGGTATGCCGGTGGCTTGGCGCGCAAGCGCTGGCTGCTCGATCTGGAAAACCCGCCGATACAGGGCCAGTTGTTCTGA
- a CDS encoding M4 family metallopeptidase: MTKKYSAVALLMLGGLAQFGAQAQNAKHAAQRELAEDGSLVLVQYRGDTNPYKQSEGKKALTDELELSADDQMLQAKTETDDLGFVHEKYNQYYRGIKVEHAAYSVHARKGTVEGLSGKYERIKKLDTTPSLDQAAALQRALSFVGAKKYMWQDAAEEAGLKEQENNPSATYKPQGELVIVRSQAAKNGKDKGEAVLAWKFNIYAQQPVSRAYIYVDAHTGEVVMQDDIIKHTAATATFATAYSGTRSLANETTTGGYRLREYTRGLGVETYNCKKGSSYTSATDFIDADNSWTEYNNANYDNVAGDAHFGAQATYDYWKDVFARNSYDNAGAKIKSYVHFDDTPGDGKGYENAYWNGSVMTYGDGAATFKPLTALDVCGHEIGHAVCEKTANLTYANESGALNEGFSDIWGACVEQYNAARYGLTKSTWLIGEDIMKAGGALRSMSDPKSEGQPAYYKGQYWAPLATTPSNANDQGGVHTNSGVLNHWFYILAVGKSGTNEGGGTYSVTGQGITDAAKIAFRAESVYLTASSNYASARTYTIQAATDLFGAGSAQVIATTNAWYAVGVGAAYSSGGTTPPPTVTYCTSKGNSTAYEWIDYVKLGTIARTSGADAGYYNGTATSTSVAAGSSQTINFSAGFASTAYTEYWKVYIDYNQNGLFTDSGELVVSGSSSSSGTLSATFTVPTTAKTGNTRMRIIMSDASATASCNAYSYGETEDYTLAITGGAALAGNVAAVRVTSDAQLSNEIAKSLEVYPNPATDQLYLTLPNNGAAVSVQVTDVRGAKAAGFSYDGKGSLNISGLAKGLYTLTVSDGQKVFHQRFVKQ, encoded by the coding sequence ATGACAAAAAAGTACTCTGCCGTAGCTTTATTGATGCTCGGTGGTCTGGCCCAATTTGGGGCACAGGCACAAAACGCCAAACACGCGGCCCAACGCGAGCTGGCCGAAGATGGATCGCTCGTATTGGTGCAGTATCGCGGCGACACGAATCCCTATAAGCAAAGTGAAGGTAAAAAAGCCCTGACCGACGAGCTGGAACTCTCCGCGGACGACCAGATGCTGCAAGCCAAAACGGAAACCGACGATCTGGGTTTCGTTCATGAGAAATACAACCAATATTATCGGGGCATCAAGGTCGAACACGCGGCCTACTCGGTACATGCCCGCAAAGGAACTGTAGAAGGGCTGAGCGGCAAGTACGAGCGCATCAAAAAGCTCGACACTACGCCTTCGCTCGATCAGGCCGCGGCGCTCCAACGGGCGCTGAGCTTTGTAGGCGCGAAAAAGTATATGTGGCAGGATGCCGCCGAAGAAGCCGGCCTGAAAGAGCAGGAAAACAACCCTTCCGCGACCTACAAGCCCCAGGGTGAACTAGTGATTGTGCGCAGCCAAGCCGCCAAAAACGGCAAGGACAAAGGCGAGGCAGTGCTGGCCTGGAAATTTAACATCTACGCACAGCAGCCCGTGAGCCGCGCCTACATTTACGTAGATGCCCACACCGGCGAAGTAGTGATGCAAGATGATATCATCAAGCATACCGCCGCAACCGCCACATTTGCAACGGCTTACAGCGGCACTCGTTCGCTGGCCAACGAAACTACCACCGGGGGCTACCGCTTGCGCGAATACACCCGTGGCCTGGGCGTAGAAACCTACAACTGCAAGAAGGGCAGCAGCTACACTTCCGCAACCGACTTCATCGACGCCGACAACAGTTGGACTGAATACAACAACGCCAACTACGACAACGTGGCCGGCGACGCGCACTTTGGTGCCCAAGCAACCTATGATTATTGGAAGGACGTATTTGCCCGCAACAGCTACGACAACGCCGGCGCTAAAATCAAGAGCTATGTGCACTTCGACGACACGCCCGGCGACGGTAAAGGCTACGAAAACGCGTACTGGAACGGCTCGGTAATGACCTACGGCGACGGAGCTGCTACCTTCAAGCCGCTGACAGCATTGGACGTGTGCGGTCACGAAATCGGCCACGCGGTGTGCGAAAAAACAGCTAACCTGACCTATGCCAACGAGTCGGGGGCGCTGAACGAAGGCTTCTCGGATATCTGGGGTGCCTGCGTCGAGCAGTACAATGCCGCTCGCTACGGCCTTACCAAGAGCACTTGGCTCATCGGCGAAGACATCATGAAAGCCGGTGGCGCGTTGCGCTCCATGAGCGATCCGAAGTCGGAAGGACAACCAGCTTACTACAAAGGGCAGTACTGGGCACCGCTGGCGACTACGCCATCCAACGCCAACGACCAGGGGGGCGTGCACACCAACAGCGGCGTACTCAATCACTGGTTCTACATTCTGGCGGTAGGTAAAAGCGGTACCAACGAAGGCGGCGGCACCTACAGCGTAACCGGCCAAGGCATCACCGATGCCGCTAAAATCGCGTTCCGCGCTGAAAGTGTATACCTCACAGCATCAAGCAATTATGCTTCGGCTCGCACGTATACCATTCAGGCCGCTACCGACTTGTTTGGTGCAGGCTCGGCGCAAGTAATCGCTACTACCAATGCCTGGTATGCCGTTGGGGTAGGGGCTGCTTACAGCAGTGGCGGCACCACACCTCCGCCTACTGTTACGTATTGCACCTCGAAAGGCAACAGCACGGCCTACGAATGGATCGACTATGTGAAGCTGGGTACCATTGCCCGCACCTCGGGGGCTGATGCCGGCTACTACAACGGCACGGCCACCAGCACTTCGGTAGCCGCTGGCTCTTCGCAGACCATCAACTTCAGCGCTGGCTTTGCTTCTACGGCCTACACCGAATACTGGAAAGTGTACATCGACTACAACCAAAACGGCCTCTTCACCGACTCGGGTGAACTGGTGGTGTCGGGTTCATCGTCGAGCAGCGGTACATTGTCGGCAACCTTCACCGTTCCTACCACGGCCAAAACCGGCAATACCCGCATGCGCATCATCATGAGCGATGCCTCGGCTACTGCGAGCTGCAACGCCTACAGCTACGGCGAAACGGAAGACTACACGCTCGCCATCACGGGCGGTGCAGCTCTTGCTGGCAACGTGGCTGCCGTGCGCGTTACGAGCGACGCGCAATTGAGCAACGAAATCGCCAAATCGCTGGAAGTGTATCCGAACCCCGCCACCGACCAACTGTACCTGACGCTGCCCAACAACGGCGCGGCCGTATCGGTGCAGGTAACCGACGTGCGCGGTGCCAAAGCCGCCGGCTTCAGCTACGATGGCAAAGGCAGCCTGAACATCTCGGGTCTGGCAAAAGGCTTGTACACGCTCACCGTCAGCGACGGACAGAAGGTGTTCCACCAGCGCTTCGTAAAACAATAA
- a CDS encoding cation diffusion facilitator family transporter has protein sequence MAAFITGSSAMLSEGIHSLVDSGNGLLILLGVNQSEKPADTRHPFGRSKELYFWSLIVAILVFSVGGGMSFYEGIEHLRHPAPITDPTWNYVVLGLSMVFEGISCFLAFKAFNQDRGDAGFWETLGRSKDPSVFAILMEDLAALLGLVIALAGVFFGHLLNNPYFDGGASICIGVLLVAVAIFLIYKTKALLIGEGVDEETLKALQAIAHAQPAVEQVRPPLTSYLGPKDVVLALDVQFRRNLSAQEVEKAVDDLQDAIRARYPEFKRIFIEAKALSQKERAGATTVG, from the coding sequence GTGGCAGCGTTCATTACGGGCAGTTCGGCAATGCTTTCCGAAGGCATTCACTCGTTGGTCGACAGCGGAAACGGCTTGCTGATCCTGTTGGGTGTCAACCAAAGCGAAAAACCCGCCGACACGCGCCACCCCTTCGGCCGCAGCAAAGAGTTGTATTTCTGGTCGTTGATAGTGGCCATCCTGGTGTTTTCGGTGGGCGGCGGCATGTCCTTTTACGAAGGCATCGAACACTTACGTCACCCCGCTCCCATCACCGATCCCACCTGGAATTACGTAGTACTGGGCCTGTCAATGGTGTTTGAAGGCATTTCGTGTTTTCTGGCGTTCAAGGCCTTCAATCAAGACCGCGGCGACGCGGGCTTCTGGGAAACCTTGGGCCGCAGCAAAGACCCTTCGGTATTTGCCATCCTGATGGAAGATCTGGCCGCTCTCCTGGGCTTGGTCATTGCGCTGGCCGGCGTGTTTTTTGGGCACTTGCTCAACAACCCTTACTTCGACGGTGGCGCTTCCATCTGCATCGGCGTATTGTTGGTAGCAGTAGCTATCTTTCTGATTTACAAGACAAAAGCCTTGTTGATTGGGGAAGGTGTGGACGAAGAAACGCTCAAGGCCCTGCAGGCGATTGCGCATGCGCAGCCCGCTGTAGAGCAAGTTCGCCCCCCGCTTACTTCCTATTTGGGCCCGAAAGACGTCGTGCTCGCCCTCGATGTGCAGTTCCGCCGCAACCTTTCGGCGCAGGAGGTGGAAAAAGCCGTCGACGACTTACAGGATGCCATCCGGGCCCGTTACCCCGAGTTTAAACGTATCTTCATAGAGGCCAAGGCCTTATCACAAAAGGAGCGCGCCGGAGCTACAACCGTGGGGTAG